One genomic region from Nilaparvata lugens isolate BPH chromosome 3, ASM1435652v1, whole genome shotgun sequence encodes:
- the LOC111053813 gene encoding integrator complex subunit 8 — protein MDVELLRPGTVPMSKDTLLWFDFLLDPTRGGLIEKHLSKSNPDPPGSDLIIKFLTIQDAPKEAETSTLNGPLAENVLTASMKPRTPDDRTLKMSNKGLSLKILALKIFAFFNWDLEMVEQKLPLPLQLTLINDLLKLANVPSWTHLCIDYSTQPDHILFAVSLYHRWALRAIYASGQTNKQTRNMALHNPQDSQHVNEEILARLEEESEKTVKIMGLIVEAANSRGPSLLIPNSQAFVPLSEDDGDLNIDWSGASKKISINEFQCQLLFDVAVYQFFYESYTIAGQNFLTCRNRFVDWKAECEKSGASPVFCQVDEKVLEGYVSASRPLHLQAPSLTLLQQFLVSCRDNYTKLLDFLEEDNRRREIPQLYRDCLELEIAAGLSSGTLTATRDLLIRIQTLNVVRRVLDSTPTNYDFLSKLKQARKAEKILVWALQKTFDLPEEDLNKLRCFMNDLILACDETLAESICDEPKLQHLISNDLKCHVKGSTSLPVAMKGEGRGLDSLRSTLRERYNPQLEAFTLEWDILRTTDPLKLKELICAAVQTQQTRSSSSIFSRLDQTWDLPQSLHSALMNLGPSFLQQFLYISLAKVKQLEREKEFRDARELLNAVSEEMNCGISAFHLRQLINWEMLFLNIKQFHSQWPSLDINRRELHSHCIMIVQSTNSNENNAHLEIIEAAAITLLNLADWEALTSRAFIDPSSPSCQLITAMAFACQDMIKFKGNKKVTRDAWDLVVPAFLNQGSSGKRGNIANLAHGQTSSNSNGVTLSVVTQVLADLRDVTALTIAISLLSRIHNLLRDDQYGLELDADHTGMWPGVMNNRNSYNIKIVTEVLSQTLTQAISFYPTSVTLLKLFGDLYYVMQHYASCLKYYLMAAVHNTDYFTKPLTLEENVFRRMTRCCTHLQCFAQAGILCQFTEDVEYNLAYKYLSEQVSWDAMDSYYNCIWDINILEYLVHLHHKRGEAHRKQKAVKVIGLLELNANNNEEIRREAANIRKARFMRQMVAQYVGLCALANTKQSGRSASDDN, from the coding sequence atggATGTTGAACTATTAAGACCGGGTACAGTTCCAATGTCCAAAGACACTCTCTTGTGGTTTGATTTTTTGTTGGATCCTACTCGTGGTGGActcattgaaaaacatttaagCAAGTCGAATCCAGACCCCCCGGGGTCTGAccttataataaaatttttaactattcaaGATGCCCCAAAGGAAGCAGAAACTTCAACGCTGAATGGTCCACTGGCAGAAAATGTATTGACTGCAAGCATGAAGCCTCGAACTCCAGATGATAGAACTCTAAAAATGAGCAATAAAGGTTTGTCACTGAAGATTCTTGCTTTAAAAATATTTGCCTTTTTCAATTGGGATTTAGAAATGGTAGAACAAAAACTCCCTCTTCCATTGCAGTTGACGCTAATAAATGACTTACTTAAACTAGCAAACGTTCCTTCTTGGACTCACTTATGTATTGATTATAGTACTCAGCCTGACCATATTCTTTTTGCTGTTTCACTCTATCATCGTTGGGCATTACGAGCAATCTATGCTTCAGGACAGACAAATAAGCAGACTAGAAACATGGCTCTACATAACCCTCAAGATTCCCAGCATGTCAATGAGGAAATACTCGCAAGATTGGAAGAAGAATCTGAAAAAACTGTAAAAATTATGGGACTTATTGTTGAAGCTGCAAATTCTCGTGGACCTTCATTATTAATACCAAACTCTCAAGCTTTTGTTCCTTTATCTGAAGATGATGGAGATTTGAACATTGATTGGAGTGGTGCGTCTAAAAAGATATCTATAAATGAGTTTCAATGTCAGCTCCTCTTTGATGTTGCCGTTTATCAGTTCTTCTATGAATCCTATACAATTGCAGGACAAAATTTTCTAACTTGTCGCAATCGTTTTGTTGATTGGAAAGCTGAATGTGAGAAGTCAGGTGCCAGTCCAGTATTCTGTCAAGTAGACGAAAAAGTTCTTGAAGGCTATGTTTCCGCCAGTCGCCCACTCCATCTGCAAGCCCCATCATTGACATTGTTACAACAATTCCTTGTGTCTTGTCGTGACAATTACACAAAACTTTTAGACTTCCTAGAAGAAGATAACAGGAGGAGGGAAATTCCTCAGTTGTACCGTGACTGTCTCGAGCTAGAAATAGCTGCTGGTCTCTCAAGTGGAACTCTGACAGCTACTCGCGACTTGCTAATTCGCATTCAAACCCTGAATGTTGTCAGAAGAGTTCTAGACTCAACACCAACAAACTATGACTTCTTGAGTAAGTTGAAACAAGCAAGAAAAGCGGAAAAAATATTAGTCTGGGCTCTTCAAAAGACTTTTGACTTACCGGAGGAAGATCTCAACAAGCTGCGCTGTTTCATGAATGATCTTATTCTAGCCTGTGATGAAACACTTGCAGAAAGCATTTGTGATGAGCCAAAACTTCAGCATTTGATTAGTAATGATCTAAAATGTCACGTAAAGGGTTCAACCTCGTTACCAGTAGCAATGAAGGGTGAAGGTCGTGGTCTTGACTCTCTTAGGAGCACATTAAGAGAACGTTATAATCCCCAATTGGAGGCATTCACGCTTGAATGGGATATTCTACGTACCACTGATCCACTGAAACTCAAGGAACTAATTTGTGCTGCTGTTCAGACGCAACAGACAAGAAGCAGCTCTTCAATTTTCTCAAGACTTGATCAAACATGGGATTTACCACAATCACTCCACTCTGCTCTCATGAACTTAGGTCCTAGTTTTCTTCAACAGTTTCTGTATATTTCTTTGGCAAAAGTGAAGCAGCTTGAGCGTGAAAAAGAGTTCAGGGATGCAAGAGAGTTGTTGAATGCTGTATCAGAAGAAATGAATTGTGGGATTAGTGCTTTTCATCTAAGGCAGCTCATAAATTGGGAAATGCTCTTCCTGAACATCAAGCAATTCCACAGTCAATGGCCCTCATTAGACATTAATCGTCGTGAACTGCACAGCCATTGCATTATGATTGTTCAGTCAACCAACAGTAACGAGAACAATGCACATTTGGAAATTATTGAAGCAGCTGCAATCACACTACTTAATCTTGCAGATTGGGAAGCATTAACATCAAGAGCATTTATAGATCCATCAAGTCCATCTTGTCAGTTGATAACAGCAATGGCATTTGCATGTCAGGATATGATCAAATTCAAAGGCAATAAGAAGGTGACTAGAGATGCATGGGATTTGGTTGTTCCAGCTTTTTTGAATCAAGGGTCTAGTGGAAAACGTGGGAATATAGCCAATCTAGCTCATGGGCAGACCAGCTCCAACAGTAATGGAGTAACTCTTTCAGTTGTAACTCAAGTCTTGGCAGATCTAAGAGATGTAACTGCGCTGACAATCGCTATCTCTTTGTTATCTAGAATACATAACTTACTAAGGGACGATCAGTATGGACTGGAACTGGATGCTGATCATACTGGTATGTGGCCTGGGGTTATGAACAACAGAAACAGTTACAATATCAAAATTGTTACCGAAGTACTTTCACAAACACTCACTCAAGCAATATCTTTCTATCCGACCAGTGTAACATTGTTGAAGCTTTTTGGTGACCTGTACTATGTGATGCAACATTATGCTTCTTGCTTGAAATACTATTTAATGGCAGCCGTACACAACACCGACTATTTCACCAAGCCCCTCACActtgaagaaaatgttttcaGGCGTATGACTCGATGCTGCACTCATCTTCAGTGCTTTGCTCAAGCTGGTATCCTGTGTCAATTCACTGAGGACGTCGAATACAATTTGGCTTATAAGTATCTTTCGGAACAAGTGTCTTGGGATGCTATGGATTCTTACTACAACTGCATTTGGGATATCAACATTTTGGAATATCTAGTCCACCTTCATCATAAACGCGGCGAAGCTCACAGGAAGCAGAAAGCTGTCAAGGTGATTGGATTGCTGGAGTTGAATGCCAACAACAATGAGGAGATCAGGCGTGAGGCTGCCAATATAAGAAAAGCCAGGTTCATGCGCCAAATGGTTGCTCAGTATGTTGGTCTCTGCGCACTTGCCAACACCAAGCAATCCGGCCGCTCTGCATCTGACGACAATTAA
- the LOC111053812 gene encoding la protein homolog, translating to MADVEVKTENVGDGDDAKEKTNGVDSEVCKKTTSLTGEELEKRIVRQIEHYFGDYNLPRDKFLQQEIKVDDGWIPVETLIKFNRLAKLSTNIPFIAECVAKSSSELIEVNEEKTKIRRNSSKVLPEMNEARRTEIVKRTLYIKGFPSDCQLDEVEDFLAQYGTVDNIVMRRYQDKATKQWIFKGSVFAVFPNVEEGQKVLDLKTLKYNDQELIMKWQTQYINDQRNERLAKKMEEKCKKRSKRDEGGEDEDSKNDRDELAKGSVLHISDCPDQLTREDIKAKIEEFGFAIAFIDYAKGNPEGHIRLQESGVAKQVIEKLEDDKLEFHGKKVSFRALEGDEEVEFLNKVKSEMARKRNFSKNQHRRRGGGRRDGGGSYFHRKRRGSPNKDDHSSPQKKVKVESS from the exons ATGGCAGATGTTGAAGTTAAAACTGAGAATGTTGGCGACGGTGATGATGCTAAAGAAAAAACGAATGGTGTTGACAGTGAG GTTTGCAAGAAAACAACGTCATTAACCGGAGAAGAGTTAGAGAAAAGGATAGTTCGACAAATCGAG CACTATTTTGGTGACTACAATCTTCCTCGAGATAAATTCCTGCAACAAGAAATCAAGGTCGACGATGGCTGGATACCAGTTGAGACACTCATCAAATTCAACAGACTCGCCAAGTTGTCAACCAATATTCCTTTTATTGCTGAGTGTGTTGCAAAGTCGTCGTCCGAACTAATCGAG GTTAATGAAGAGAAGACCAAAATCAGACGCAATTCAAGTAAAGTTCTGCCAGAGATGAATGAAGCTCGTAGAACTGAAATAGTAAAACGGACATTATACATAAAAGGATTTCCAAGTGACTGTCAGCTAGATGAAGTAGAAGATTTCCTTGCTCAATATGGAACAGTCGATAATATTGTG ATGAGAAGATACCAAGACAAGGCAACAAAGCAATGGATTTTCAAAGGATCAGTATTTGCTGTATTCCCGAACGTTGAGGAAGGTCAAAAAGTTCTTGACTTGAAAACTCTGAAGTATAATGATCAGGAGCTCATTATGAAGTGGCA GACTCAGTACATCAACGACCAACGGAATGAGAGGCTAGCTaagaaaatggaagaaaagTGTAAAAAG AGAAGCAAGCGAGATGAAGGTGGAGAGGATGAGGATAGCAAAAATGACAGGGATGAATTGGCCAAGGGGTCGGTTCTGCATATTTCCGACTGCCCTGACCAACTCACCCGTGAAGATATCAAGGCCAAGATTGAAGAATTCGGTTTCGCAATTGCATTCATCGATTATGCCAAAGGAAATCCAGAAGGACACATTAGGTTACAAGAATCTGGCGTTGCCAAACAG GTGATAGAAAAGTTGGAAGACGACAAATTGGAGTTTCATGGGAAAAAGGTCAGCTTCCGGGCTCTTGAGGGCGATGAAGAAGTAGAATTCCTGAATAAAGTCAAGTCTGAAATGGCGAGGAAAAGGAACTTCTCGAAGAACCAGCACAGGCGACGAGGGGGTGGCAGGCGAGACG GTGGCGGCTCCTACTTCCATAGGAAACGAAGGGGAAGTCCGAATAAGGACGATCACAGCTCGCCACAGAAGAAAGTTAAAGTGGAGTCTTCATGA